A region from the uncultured Macellibacteroides sp. genome encodes:
- a CDS encoding TolC family protein has translation MKKYIVKALIVLSGYMLCPFVGGAQPVVLTLDKAIVQAADSSLEAFRMKNMFLSGYWEFRTYQSQRLPSLTMNLTPAQYYRDITRRYDSENDLDVYRKQQSFYAGGSMEVKQNFDLLGGTFVLDSDLGYIRNFGDNTYSQFTSVPVRIGYNQSLLGYNPFKWSRKIEPLKYEKVKKEYIYNVEGVSEEVTTHFFTLAMAQAEYDLARENVASSDTLYVTGQQRHKIAAISQADLLTLKLDAVNARNALQNADIALKRAMFSLASYLGFDKNTEIRLQLPGKPLQMNVSVDEALVLARENNPTFLSLRQQVLEAEQTLDKTKKEAMFNASVSASVGFNQVSDKFRNVYRDLLQQDVVSVSLSIPLVDWGVRKGKKNMAKNNLNVVKISSEQGSLSLEEDVIMTVSDFNIQQALIGSAEEALDLSQMAYAQTKQRFMIGKADINSLTLSNNRQQEAQRNYISALQNYWLSYYKIRKLTLHDFETGVSLSSEFDFKHGL, from the coding sequence ATGAAAAAATATATTGTTAAGGCTTTGATCGTGTTATCGGGATATATGCTTTGTCCCTTTGTTGGCGGGGCGCAGCCCGTGGTTTTAACATTGGATAAGGCCATTGTGCAGGCTGCCGACAGTTCTTTGGAGGCTTTTCGTATGAAGAATATGTTTTTGTCGGGCTACTGGGAATTTCGTACCTATCAGTCCCAACGGTTGCCTAGTCTCACGATGAATCTCACTCCGGCTCAGTATTACCGGGATATTACCCGAAGATACGATTCGGAAAACGATTTAGATGTGTATCGGAAGCAACAGTCTTTTTATGCAGGGGGGAGCATGGAGGTAAAACAGAATTTCGATTTGTTGGGAGGAACTTTTGTGTTGGATTCCGATCTGGGTTATATCCGGAACTTTGGAGATAATACCTATAGCCAGTTTACTTCGGTTCCCGTGCGAATCGGGTACAATCAGAGTCTGTTGGGTTATAATCCGTTTAAGTGGTCGCGCAAGATTGAACCACTGAAGTATGAGAAGGTAAAAAAGGAGTATATTTATAATGTGGAAGGGGTAAGCGAGGAGGTTACTACTCATTTCTTTACACTGGCGATGGCACAGGCGGAGTATGATCTGGCCCGGGAGAATGTGGCAAGTTCCGACACGTTGTATGTAACCGGACAGCAACGGCATAAGATCGCGGCTATCAGTCAGGCCGATTTGCTTACGCTGAAACTGGACGCGGTGAATGCGCGTAACGCGCTGCAGAATGCCGACATTGCATTGAAGCGTGCCATGTTTAGCTTGGCTTCATATCTTGGCTTCGACAAAAATACGGAAATACGCTTGCAGTTGCCGGGTAAGCCGCTGCAAATGAATGTATCGGTTGATGAGGCGTTGGTGCTGGCCCGTGAAAATAATCCTACTTTCCTTTCGCTGCGTCAACAAGTATTGGAAGCAGAGCAAACGTTGGATAAAACTAAAAAGGAGGCGATGTTTAATGCCAGTGTGAGCGCAAGTGTTGGTTTTAACCAGGTGTCGGATAAATTCCGCAATGTGTACCGTGATTTACTGCAGCAGGACGTGGTGTCTGTTTCTCTTTCCATTCCTTTGGTGGACTGGGGTGTACGAAAAGGCAAAAAGAATATGGCGAAAAATAACCTGAATGTGGTGAAGATTTCTTCCGAACAGGGGTCTCTTTCGCTGGAAGAGGATGTGATTATGACGGTTAGTGACTTTAATATCCAGCAGGCGTTGATTGGTAGTGCCGAGGAGGCGCTGGATCTTTCGCAGATGGCATATGCGCAGACCAAGCAGCGTTTCATGATCGGAAAGGCGGATATAAACAGTCTTACTTTATCCAATAACAGGCAGCAGGAGGCGCAACGCAATTACATCTCCGCGCTGCAGAATTATTGGCTGAGTTACTATAAAATACGCAAACTTACCTTGCACGATTTTGAAACGGGAGTTTCTTTGTCGTCGGAGTTTGACTTTAAACACGGATTGTAA
- a CDS encoding GNAT family N-acetyltransferase has product MEPITHREDIKRFETIQDGYTAYIAYEPFEGGIDLTHTLVPKPLEGKGLASALARHVLEYAGENNLKVRPTCPFIKVYVERHPQYRCLVFES; this is encoded by the coding sequence ATGGAACCAATTACGCATCGTGAAGATATCAAACGTTTTGAAACTATTCAGGACGGATATACAGCTTATATTGCTTACGAACCCTTTGAAGGAGGAATAGACCTTACTCATACGCTCGTACCTAAACCGCTGGAAGGGAAAGGCCTGGCTTCTGCTTTGGCCAGGCATGTTTTGGAATATGCCGGAGAGAATAACCTGAAGGTGCGTCCTACGTGTCCCTTTATAAAGGTGTATGTGGAAAGGCATCCCCAGTATCGTTGTTTAGTTTTTGAGTCGTAA
- a CDS encoding efflux RND transporter permease subunit yields MIKFLLQRPIAVLMAFTACFILGLTTYFSLPVSLLPDIAIPEITVQVAGGSTSARELENTVVKPIRQQLMQVSGLRDIKSETRDGSGIIRLSFDFGTNTDLAFIEVNEKIDAAMNYLPRDAERPRVVKASATDIPVFCLNLTLRSDEGGERDEEAFLNLSEFAETVIKRRIEQLPEVAMVDVTGQVGRQLQIVPDRAMMEMSGITQEDIESALTSNNIEPGSMTVRDGYYEYNIKFSTLLRTEKDVSTIYLRKEGRIFQLKDLARISVVPEKASGASLSGGKRAVTLAVIKQADENMANMKEALQETMDYFASIYPDIEFSISRNQTELLDYTISNLKQNLSLGFFFICIVAVLFLGDIKSPAVIGFSMIVSLVISLLFFYIFNMSLNIISLSGLILALGMMIDSSIVVTENIAQYRARGETLEKACELGTTEVITPMLSSTLTTIAVFVPLVFMSGIAGAIFYDQAFAVTVGLMVSYFTGIGLLPVLYKLVYSYGNRGWMAKQWGHGSGNMRIRALYDKGIEFVFRHKRSNVLALVLTIPVCVFCFFEIPTSRMPLIDQNEVLVRVEWNENIHLDENLARVKALCNQTDSLGAHHTAYIGRQQFLLNRDKELSSTEAELYFRTATPGEVVPLQRCVTAWVKKRYPTAVITFSPPETVFEKLFVTGEADVVAELYARNKAVAPMADSIRLMEQGVAMATGLKPVGVSFDNQLNISIDQEKLLLYQVPYEEVYRVLKTAFRANQLATLRSYQQYLPITVADEEHTVNEVLERTIIYTQPKEAGVSPGPVPLRDLVSVSHGEDLKAITSGKNGEYIPFSFYKVEDANGLMDNTRKEIAQSGKWDLNFSGAFFSNEKMLRELVLILLLSILLMYFILAAQFESFLQPIIVLAEIPIDVAAALLILWVTGNTLNLMSAIGIVVTCGIIINDSILKIDAINEFRRDGMPLLDAIHEAGHRRLRPIIMTSLTTIFGMVPLLFSFDMGSELQKPLAIAMISAMVVGTLVSLLVIPMVYWLIYRKTEIEKA; encoded by the coding sequence ATGATTAAGTTTTTACTACAACGGCCCATCGCGGTGCTGATGGCTTTTACGGCATGTTTCATTCTGGGGCTGACGACCTATTTTTCGCTTCCGGTGAGTTTGCTGCCTGATATTGCCATTCCTGAAATCACGGTTCAAGTGGCTGGAGGAAGTACGTCGGCACGTGAGTTGGAAAATACAGTGGTGAAACCTATCCGCCAGCAATTGATGCAGGTGTCGGGTTTGCGCGATATAAAAAGTGAAACCCGTGATGGTTCGGGAATTATCCGCCTTAGTTTTGACTTTGGTACGAATACGGACCTGGCTTTCATTGAGGTGAATGAGAAGATTGACGCGGCCATGAATTACCTTCCCCGAGATGCCGAACGTCCGAGGGTGGTGAAGGCGAGTGCTACGGATATTCCGGTGTTTTGTCTGAATCTGACTCTTCGTTCGGATGAAGGCGGTGAGCGTGATGAAGAGGCTTTTCTGAATCTGAGCGAATTTGCCGAAACGGTAATTAAACGTCGTATTGAGCAACTGCCGGAGGTGGCTATGGTGGATGTAACCGGTCAGGTGGGTCGCCAGTTACAGATTGTTCCGGACAGGGCGATGATGGAAATGTCGGGTATTACACAGGAGGATATCGAATCGGCATTAACATCCAATAATATAGAGCCGGGTAGCATGACGGTTCGTGATGGTTACTACGAATATAATATTAAATTTTCGACGTTGCTTCGTACCGAGAAGGATGTAAGTACTATTTATCTGCGTAAGGAGGGGCGTATCTTTCAGCTAAAGGATCTGGCTCGTATTTCTGTTGTTCCCGAAAAAGCCTCAGGGGCTTCGCTTTCCGGAGGTAAAAGGGCGGTTACGCTGGCGGTTATAAAGCAGGCCGACGAGAACATGGCTAACATGAAGGAGGCGTTGCAGGAAACGATGGATTATTTTGCGTCTATCTATCCGGATATTGAATTTAGTATTTCGCGGAATCAGACGGAGTTATTGGATTATACGATTTCTAACCTGAAACAGAATCTTTCACTTGGTTTTTTCTTTATCTGTATCGTTGCCGTGCTTTTTCTGGGGGATATAAAGAGTCCTGCTGTGATCGGTTTTAGTATGATTGTAAGTTTGGTAATCAGTCTGTTGTTTTTCTATATTTTCAATATGTCGCTGAACATTATATCTCTGTCGGGTTTGATTCTTGCTCTGGGGATGATGATAGATAGTTCCATTGTGGTTACCGAGAATATCGCGCAGTACCGCGCCCGTGGTGAAACGCTTGAGAAGGCTTGCGAATTGGGTACAACGGAAGTAATTACACCTATGCTTAGTTCTACGCTTACAACAATTGCCGTGTTTGTGCCGCTGGTGTTTATGAGTGGAATTGCCGGTGCTATTTTTTATGACCAGGCTTTTGCGGTTACCGTGGGATTGATGGTGAGTTACTTTACGGGTATTGGATTGTTGCCGGTGCTTTACAAGCTGGTATATTCGTATGGCAACCGTGGCTGGATGGCAAAACAGTGGGGCCATGGCTCAGGAAATATGCGGATACGTGCGTTGTACGACAAAGGAATTGAATTTGTTTTTCGTCACAAACGGAGTAATGTGTTGGCGCTGGTGCTTACCATTCCGGTTTGTGTTTTTTGTTTTTTTGAGATTCCCACAAGCCGGATGCCGTTGATCGATCAGAATGAGGTATTGGTGCGTGTGGAATGGAACGAAAATATTCATCTGGATGAAAATCTGGCGCGGGTAAAAGCCCTTTGTAATCAGACGGATAGTCTGGGAGCCCATCATACGGCTTACATTGGCAGGCAACAGTTTTTGTTGAATAGGGATAAGGAGTTGTCGTCCACCGAAGCGGAGTTGTATTTTCGTACAGCGACTCCCGGAGAGGTAGTCCCTTTGCAACGTTGTGTAACGGCGTGGGTCAAGAAACGATATCCAACGGCTGTGATTACTTTTTCTCCTCCCGAAACGGTTTTCGAAAAGTTATTCGTTACCGGCGAGGCGGATGTGGTTGCCGAATTGTATGCACGGAACAAGGCGGTTGCTCCGATGGCCGACTCGATCAGGCTGATGGAGCAGGGTGTGGCCATGGCTACGGGCTTGAAACCTGTAGGGGTTTCTTTCGATAATCAGCTCAATATATCCATCGATCAGGAAAAATTGCTGTTGTATCAGGTTCCTTACGAGGAGGTTTACCGGGTGCTGAAGACGGCTTTTCGAGCCAATCAGTTGGCTACTTTACGTTCGTATCAGCAGTATTTGCCTATCACGGTGGCCGACGAGGAGCATACCGTAAACGAAGTGCTGGAACGTACGATTATTTATACGCAGCCGAAGGAGGCGGGGGTAAGTCCGGGTCCCGTTCCGTTGCGTGATTTGGTATCGGTTTCGCATGGCGAAGACTTGAAAGCAATTACGTCTGGAAAGAATGGTGAGTATATTCCTTTCAGTTTCTATAAGGTAGAGGATGCGAATGGGTTGATGGATAATACGCGAAAAGAAATAGCGCAGTCTGGTAAATGGGATCTGAATTTTTCGGGGGCTTTCTTTTCTAACGAAAAGATGTTGAGGGAGCTGGTTCTTATTTTATTGCTTTCTATTCTATTGATGTATTTTATTCTGGCGGCTCAGTTCGAAAGTTTTCTGCAACCGATAATTGTACTGGCAGAGATTCCCATCGACGTTGCCGCGGCTTTGCTGATTTTGTGGGTTACGGGTAACACACTGAATCTGATGAGTGCCATTGGTATTGTGGTTACCTGCGGGATTATAATAAACGACTCGATTCTGAAGATTGACGCCATTAACGAATTTCGCCGGGACGGTATGCCCCTGTTGGATGCGATTCACGAGGCGGGACACAGGCGTCTTCGTCCGATTATTATGACGAGTTTGACGACTATTTTTGGTATGGTTCCGCTGTTGTTTTCGTTCGATATGGGTAGCGAATTACAGAAACCGCTGGCTATTGCAATGATTTCGGCCATGGTGGTTGGTACGCTTGTTAGCTTGTTGGTTATTCCGATGGTTTATTGGTTGATTTACAGAAAGACGGAAATTGAAAAAGCATAA
- a CDS encoding efflux RND transporter permease subunit, whose amino-acid sequence MSKESPKVSSFTLIVAFLCIALAGIAFIPMLPIKLSPSRTLPKLSVSFQMPGNSARVVEMEVTSKLEAMLARIKGIKSISSTSGNGWGDIQLDLDKHTNVDAARFEASTIVRQSWPQLPDGLTYPILQVSRPDDKEERAFLSYTLNAAATPVFIQRYAEEQIKPRLSSIKGIYRIEVKGATPMEWRLTYDNDQLVSLGITVEMIQQAIARYYNQEFLGTVNMQLADGDKEWIRLALVSEAPEGSFDASRITLNTGGGEVISLSKLIKVTREEEMPQSFYRINGLNSIYLSIIADESANQLKLAAQVKEEIERMQVSLPPGYEIHTSYDATEYIQTELDKIYVRTGLTVLILLLFVLLIMRNLRYLLLIVMSLSVNILIAVILYYLLGLEMQLYSLAGVTISLSLIIDNTIVMADHIRTHQNRMAFLSVLAATLTTIGALSIIFFLNEEIRLNLQDFAAVIIVNLFVSLAIALFFVPALMDKMGLDKKKAHVVVKFPFLKRMKLKGNFYFRRYYAAQIRFMCRWRVIACILLLLAFGLPVFMLPDKIEPKDDRPLKGWEEMYNKVSTDNFYKESVKPVVEKVFGGSLRLFVEKVYEGSYFTRSEETVLNVTASLPNGTTLEQMNNLMQRMEAYLSTFKEIKQFQTNIYSARQAGINIFFTKESEQSGFPYTLKSKIISKALELGGGSWGVWGLQDQGFSNDVRENAGSYRIEMLGYNYDELYEHAEAMKDTLLSYRRIKEVFINANFSWWKDDYQEFYFNLNKARMAEENITPIKLFRVMRPVFARDVLTGKIVVDGAPENLKLSSVQSSDYDVWGLQHNVLKLGERSYKMSEMAAVAKGQMPQEVGKVDQQYRLCLQYEYIGASNQGNKIQERVISKFNKTLPMGYLAKSDNQMWSWGEKDKKQYLLLALIIVIIFFTTSILFNSLRQPLAVIFVIPISYIGVFLTFYLFKLNFDQGGFASFVLLCGITVNASIYILNEYNSIRAAHPLMPQLRVYLKAWGSKIIPIFLTVISTILGFIPFMLGADKEGFWFPLAAGTIGGLAMSIIGIFFFLPVFSLSRRNL is encoded by the coding sequence ATGAGTAAAGAGTCACCAAAGGTTTCTTCGTTTACACTGATCGTTGCGTTCTTGTGTATCGCACTGGCAGGTATAGCTTTTATTCCTATGCTTCCCATAAAGCTTTCGCCTTCGCGAACGCTGCCCAAGCTATCGGTTTCTTTTCAGATGCCTGGAAATTCGGCTCGTGTGGTCGAAATGGAGGTAACCAGCAAGCTTGAGGCTATGTTGGCGCGCATTAAGGGAATAAAGTCTATCTCGTCTACTTCCGGAAACGGATGGGGCGACATTCAGCTGGATTTGGATAAGCATACCAATGTGGATGCAGCTCGTTTTGAGGCTTCCACCATTGTGAGGCAAAGTTGGCCGCAGTTACCGGATGGACTGACTTATCCTATATTGCAGGTGAGCCGCCCGGATGATAAAGAGGAGAGGGCTTTCTTGAGTTATACCCTGAATGCAGCAGCAACGCCTGTTTTTATTCAGAGGTATGCCGAAGAGCAGATTAAGCCGCGGCTTTCTTCTATCAAAGGTATTTACCGTATTGAAGTAAAGGGTGCTACGCCTATGGAATGGCGGCTTACGTACGATAATGATCAGTTGGTTTCGCTGGGGATTACAGTGGAAATGATTCAACAGGCAATTGCCCGATATTATAATCAGGAGTTTTTGGGTACGGTAAATATGCAGTTGGCAGACGGTGATAAGGAGTGGATAAGGTTGGCTCTTGTATCTGAAGCTCCCGAGGGCAGTTTTGATGCTTCCCGAATTACACTGAATACCGGAGGCGGAGAGGTAATTAGTCTCAGTAAGCTAATTAAAGTGACTCGTGAAGAGGAGATGCCCCAAAGCTTTTACAGGATAAACGGTCTGAATTCCATCTATCTTTCCATTATTGCCGACGAGTCCGCCAACCAATTGAAACTGGCTGCACAGGTAAAAGAGGAGATTGAACGTATGCAGGTTTCATTACCTCCTGGTTACGAGATTCATACAAGCTACGATGCCACCGAATATATTCAGACGGAACTGGATAAGATTTATGTGAGAACAGGGCTGACTGTGCTGATTTTGTTGTTGTTTGTACTGCTTATTATGCGTAACCTGCGCTATTTGTTGCTGATTGTAATGAGTCTGAGTGTGAATATTCTTATTGCGGTGATTTTATATTATCTCCTGGGCCTGGAAATGCAGCTTTATTCGCTGGCGGGGGTAACAATCTCGCTTAGTCTGATTATAGATAATACAATTGTGATGGCCGATCATATACGGACACACCAGAACCGTATGGCTTTTCTTTCAGTGCTGGCGGCTACGCTTACAACCATTGGTGCGTTATCCATTATCTTTTTTCTTAATGAAGAGATTCGCCTGAACTTGCAGGATTTTGCCGCGGTAATAATCGTGAACCTGTTTGTTTCGCTGGCTATTGCTCTCTTTTTTGTTCCTGCGTTGATGGATAAGATGGGTCTTGATAAAAAAAAGGCGCATGTTGTGGTGAAGTTTCCTTTCTTGAAACGAATGAAATTAAAGGGGAATTTCTATTTCAGACGCTACTATGCGGCCCAAATTCGCTTTATGTGTCGCTGGCGTGTAATTGCCTGTATTTTGTTGCTGCTGGCATTCGGACTTCCGGTGTTTATGTTGCCCGACAAGATTGAACCTAAAGATGATCGTCCGCTTAAGGGGTGGGAGGAGATGTACAACAAGGTGTCTACCGATAATTTTTATAAGGAATCGGTGAAGCCTGTTGTGGAAAAAGTGTTTGGAGGAAGTTTACGTTTGTTTGTGGAGAAGGTGTACGAGGGTAGTTACTTTACGCGCAGCGAAGAGACGGTGCTGAATGTTACGGCTTCGCTTCCCAATGGAACCACGCTGGAACAGATGAATAATCTGATGCAGCGAATGGAGGCATATCTTAGTACTTTTAAGGAAATAAAGCAGTTTCAGACCAATATTTACAGCGCACGTCAGGCTGGAATTAATATTTTCTTTACCAAGGAGAGTGAGCAATCGGGTTTTCCGTATACGCTGAAAAGCAAAATAATCAGCAAAGCGCTTGAACTTGGTGGAGGAAGCTGGGGTGTATGGGGCTTGCAGGATCAGGGTTTTAGTAACGATGTTCGCGAAAATGCGGGATCTTATCGTATTGAAATGCTAGGTTATAATTACGACGAACTATACGAGCATGCCGAAGCAATGAAAGATACGCTGCTGTCGTATCGACGCATTAAAGAGGTGTTTATTAATGCTAATTTTTCGTGGTGGAAAGACGATTACCAGGAGTTTTATTTTAACCTGAATAAAGCGCGTATGGCAGAAGAAAATATAACGCCTATAAAGCTTTTCAGGGTGATGCGTCCTGTTTTTGCCAGAGATGTGCTTACGGGTAAAATAGTAGTGGATGGCGCTCCCGAAAATTTGAAGCTTTCGTCTGTACAGTCGTCGGACTACGATGTATGGGGCTTGCAGCATAACGTATTAAAGCTGGGGGAGCGCAGTTACAAAATGTCGGAAATGGCAGCTGTTGCCAAAGGACAGATGCCCCAGGAGGTTGGCAAGGTGGATCAGCAGTACCGGCTTTGCCTGCAGTACGAATACATAGGTGCCAGCAATCAGGGAAACAAAATACAGGAACGTGTGATCAGTAAATTCAATAAAACGCTGCCGATGGGCTATTTAGCCAAATCCGATAACCAGATGTGGAGTTGGGGTGAGAAGGATAAAAAGCAATACTTGCTTTTGGCGCTTATTATTGTGATTATCTTTTTTACCACAAGTATTCTTTTTAACTCGCTGCGGCAACCCCTGGCTGTGATATTTGTAATTCCCATATCTTACATTGGGGTGTTTCTTACTTTTTATCTGTTCAAACTGAATTTCGACCAGGGTGGTTTTGCCTCCTTTGTGTTGTTATGCGGGATTACGGTTAATGCGAGTATTTATATTCTGAACGAGTATAACTCCATCCGCGCGGCGCACCCGTTGATGCCTCAGCTAAGGGTTTATCTTAAAGCATGGGGTTCAAAAATAATACCTATCTTTTTGACTGTAATTTCCACTATTTTGGGATTCATTCCCTTTATGTTGGGGGCCGATAAGGAAGGTTTTTGGTTTCCGCTGGCAGCCGGTACAATAGGGGGGCTGGCAATGTCCATTATTGGTATCTTTTTCTTTCTGCCCGTATTTAGTCTGAGCCGGAGGAATTTATAG
- a CDS encoding efflux RND transporter periplasmic adaptor subunit: protein MKHTYLVFAFFLLGSVACTSEKKGSLDEKPVETVLPDEKNVVTVVTLVPSQFDHELLSNGKLSARRQVALSFQSAETIASVFVKNGDRVTKGQKLAELDKFRLHRNTETAKDALARARLELQDVLIGQGYALEDSAKIPPATMQLARVKSGFDKARIDFDLVQFEEQHAILKAPFDGVVANLFDRALNMSSTQKAFCTIIDNKSLEVEFSVLESELPLIKQGDRVRVVPFSMPGAEVEGRISEINPLVSSDGMVQVKAAVSGRADLFEGMNVRVRIQRLLGKKLVVPKEAVVLRSGKQVVFTLEKGKAMWNYVTTGLENVDSYTVEDGLKDGDVVIVSGNINLAHEAPVSVL, encoded by the coding sequence AACACACTTATCTGGTTTTTGCTTTTTTCCTTTTAGGCTCCGTGGCTTGTACCAGTGAAAAAAAAGGTTCGTTAGATGAGAAGCCTGTGGAAACGGTGCTTCCCGATGAAAAGAACGTGGTTACTGTGGTTACCCTGGTTCCGTCTCAATTTGATCATGAATTGCTGAGCAATGGGAAATTGTCGGCACGCAGACAGGTGGCGTTGAGCTTTCAATCTGCCGAAACAATTGCGTCTGTGTTTGTTAAGAATGGGGATAGGGTGACTAAAGGACAGAAGTTGGCCGAACTGGATAAGTTCCGGCTGCACCGGAATACCGAAACGGCTAAGGATGCGCTGGCAAGGGCCAGGTTAGAATTGCAAGATGTATTGATCGGACAGGGGTATGCGTTGGAGGATTCTGCTAAGATTCCGCCGGCAACAATGCAGCTGGCACGGGTAAAAAGTGGTTTTGATAAGGCGAGGATCGATTTTGATCTGGTGCAGTTTGAGGAGCAGCATGCTATTCTTAAAGCTCCTTTCGATGGGGTGGTGGCTAATTTGTTTGACCGTGCCCTTAATATGTCTTCTACGCAAAAGGCGTTTTGTACAATCATAGATAATAAAAGTCTGGAGGTTGAGTTTTCTGTGCTGGAGAGCGAACTTCCTCTTATTAAACAGGGCGACCGGGTTCGGGTGGTTCCTTTTTCAATGCCGGGCGCAGAAGTGGAAGGCAGGATTTCGGAGATTAATCCGCTGGTGAGTTCGGATGGAATGGTACAGGTGAAGGCGGCCGTGTCTGGTAGGGCTGACTTGTTTGAAGGGATGAATGTGCGGGTGCGTATCCAACGGTTACTTGGTAAGAAGTTGGTAGTTCCCAAGGAGGCGGTGGTGCTGCGTTCCGGCAAGCAGGTAGTGTTTACTCTTGAGAAGGGTAAGGCTATGTGGAATTATGTAACTACGGGACTCGAGAATGTTGATAGCTATACTGTGGAAGACGGTCTGAAGGATGGGGATGTGGTGATTGTTAGCGGAAATATTAACCTGGCCCACGAGGCTCCTGTGTCTGTGCTATGA